In Myxococcus stipitatus, the following are encoded in one genomic region:
- a CDS encoding putative ABC transporter permease → MLSRFFLYGCTGWVLEVLFTGAGAALKRDRSATATTYLWMHPIYGGTALALEQVSARLESLPRPVRALAYTALIFGAEYTTGWLLRRLLGRCPWDYSPHRWSVNGLIRLDYAPAWYLTALLFEPVRDGLRAITLPSPRHASTEAPPSGEQAGVEPDEGALQVGVVASRFAAPRSDLAF, encoded by the coding sequence GTGCTCTCGCGATTCTTTCTGTATGGCTGCACGGGTTGGGTGTTGGAGGTGCTGTTCACGGGGGCGGGCGCGGCCTTGAAGAGGGACCGGAGCGCCACGGCGACGACCTATCTGTGGATGCACCCCATCTATGGGGGGACGGCGCTGGCGCTGGAGCAGGTCTCCGCGAGGCTCGAGTCCCTGCCCCGGCCCGTGAGGGCGCTGGCCTACACGGCCCTCATCTTCGGCGCCGAGTACACCACCGGGTGGCTCTTGAGGCGGCTGCTTGGCCGCTGCCCCTGGGATTATTCGCCGCACCGGTGGAGCGTGAACGGGCTCATCCGGCTGGACTACGCGCCGGCCTGGTACCTCACCGCGCTCTTGTTCGAGCCGGTCCGGGATGGCCTGCGCGCCATCACCCTCCCCTCGCCGCGGCACGCGTCCACCGAGGCGCCGCCGAGCGGGGAGCAGGCGGGGGTGGAGCCGGACGAGGGCGCCTTGCAGGTGGGAGTGGTGGCCTCACGCTTCGCGGCGCCCCGCTCGGACCTCGCCTTCTGA
- a CDS encoding cation:proton antiporter yields the protein MHGAHEVLQAIAIVLCVAAVTTVLFQKLRQPVVLGYILAGLVVGPYVPIPLVANPDVVTTLSELGVILLMFSLGLEFSLRKLFSVGLTAGITAVIQCSIMVWLGIVVGKAFGWTTLEGLFVGALIAVSSTTIIAKAFDEQGVRGRMRELVVGVLIVEDLIAVLMMATLTAISTGAGLNVKDLTFTTGKLVAFLVGLVAVGLFIIPRAMRAVIKLNRPETTLVTSVGICFAVALLAQSFGYSVALGAFLAGSLVAESGEEKLVEHLVQPVRDMFAAIFFVSVGMLINPALIAEHWAAILVLTLVVILGKLFGVTLGAFLTGNGTRTSVQAGLSLAQIGEFSFIIAGLGLSLKATGTFIYPVAVAVSAITTLTTPLLIKVSGPVATWVDRKLPKPLQTFVTLYGTWVEKLREAPRRETLGAGVRRQIRLLVLDAVLLVALVIGTSLSAESMARFVEARTGVDEDLSRNLILGGAVLLAVPFILGVIGIARRLGVMLAEAALPARTDGKLDLAVAPRRVLTVTLQVGIMLLVSIPVVMVTQPFLKNAAGPLIVLTLVGVMGVTFWRGATNLHGHVRAGAQVIVAALAAQSHSKEPGAQDDDHALDHVQGLLPGLGAPASVRLEETSPVAGKSLAEVNLRGLTGATVLAIQRGEESVSVPTAQEVLRVGDVLALMGTCEAVEAAKALLTGAMASAPAPVEPPPSETRAHG from the coding sequence ATGCACGGAGCCCACGAGGTCCTCCAGGCCATTGCCATTGTCCTGTGCGTCGCCGCGGTGACGACGGTTCTCTTCCAGAAGCTGCGGCAGCCCGTGGTGCTGGGCTACATCCTCGCGGGCCTGGTGGTGGGCCCCTACGTCCCCATCCCATTGGTGGCCAACCCCGACGTCGTCACGACGCTGTCGGAGCTGGGCGTCATCCTGCTGATGTTCTCGCTGGGGTTGGAGTTCAGCCTGCGCAAGCTGTTCTCCGTGGGCCTCACCGCCGGCATCACCGCCGTCATCCAGTGCAGCATCATGGTGTGGTTGGGCATCGTGGTGGGGAAGGCCTTCGGGTGGACGACGCTGGAGGGCCTCTTCGTGGGCGCGCTCATCGCCGTCTCCAGCACGACCATCATCGCCAAGGCGTTCGACGAGCAGGGCGTCCGGGGGCGGATGCGCGAGCTGGTGGTGGGGGTGCTCATCGTCGAGGACCTCATCGCGGTGTTGATGATGGCCACGCTCACGGCCATCTCCACGGGCGCGGGGCTGAACGTGAAGGACCTGACCTTCACCACGGGCAAGCTGGTGGCGTTCCTGGTGGGCCTGGTGGCGGTGGGCCTGTTCATCATCCCCCGGGCCATGCGCGCGGTCATCAAGCTGAACCGGCCGGAGACGACGCTCGTGACGAGCGTGGGCATCTGCTTCGCGGTGGCGCTGCTCGCGCAGTCGTTCGGCTACTCGGTGGCGCTGGGCGCGTTCCTCGCGGGCTCGCTGGTGGCGGAGTCGGGTGAAGAGAAGCTGGTGGAGCACCTGGTGCAGCCGGTGCGGGACATGTTCGCGGCCATCTTCTTCGTGTCGGTGGGCATGCTCATCAACCCGGCGCTCATCGCGGAGCACTGGGCGGCCATCCTCGTGCTCACGCTGGTGGTCATCCTGGGCAAGCTCTTCGGCGTGACGCTGGGCGCGTTCCTCACCGGCAACGGCACGCGCACGTCGGTGCAGGCGGGCTTGAGCCTGGCGCAGATTGGCGAGTTCTCCTTCATCATCGCGGGCCTGGGCCTGTCGCTGAAGGCCACCGGCACGTTCATCTACCCGGTGGCGGTGGCGGTGTCGGCCATCACCACGCTGACGACGCCGCTGCTCATCAAGGTGTCGGGCCCCGTCGCCACGTGGGTGGACCGCAAGCTGCCCAAGCCGCTGCAGACGTTCGTCACGCTCTACGGCACCTGGGTGGAGAAGCTGCGCGAGGCGCCCCGGCGCGAGACGCTGGGCGCGGGGGTGCGCCGGCAGATTCGCCTGCTGGTGCTGGACGCCGTGTTGCTGGTGGCGCTGGTGATTGGCACGTCGCTGTCGGCGGAGAGCATGGCCCGCTTCGTCGAGGCCCGCACGGGCGTGGACGAGGACCTGTCGCGCAACCTCATCCTGGGGGGCGCGGTGCTGCTGGCGGTGCCCTTCATCCTGGGGGTCATCGGCATCGCGCGCCGGCTGGGCGTGATGCTGGCGGAGGCCGCGCTGCCCGCGCGCACGGACGGGAAGCTGGACCTGGCGGTGGCGCCGCGGCGCGTGCTGACCGTCACGCTCCAGGTGGGCATCATGCTCCTGGTGAGCATCCCGGTGGTGATGGTGACGCAGCCGTTCCTCAAGAACGCGGCCGGTCCCCTCATCGTGCTGACGCTGGTGGGGGTGATGGGCGTCACGTTCTGGCGCGGAGCGACGAACCTGCACGGGCACGTGCGCGCCGGAGCGCAGGTCATCGTCGCGGCGCTGGCGGCGCAGTCGCACTCGAAGGAGCCAGGCGCGCAGGACGACGACCACGCGCTGGACCACGTGCAAGGGCTGCTCCCGGGCCTGGGCGCGCCGGCCTCCGTGCGGCTGGAGGAGACGAGCCCCGTGGCGGGCAAGTCGCTGGCGGAGGTGAACCTGCGCGGCCTCACCGGCGCGACGGTGCTCGCCATCCAGCGCGGCGAGGAGAGTGTGTCCGTGCCCACCGCGCAGGAGGTGCTGCGCGTGGGAGACGTGCTCGCGCTGATGGGGACGTGTGAGGCGGTGGAGGCCGCCAAGGCGTTGCTCACGGGGGCCATGGCGTCCGCGCCGGCCCCAGTGGAGCCGCCGCCATCCGAGACTCGGGCCCACGGTTGA